A single Augochlora pura isolate Apur16 chromosome 2, APUR_v2.2.1, whole genome shotgun sequence DNA region contains:
- the Karl gene encoding lipocalin/cytosolic fatty acid-binding protein Karl, which produces MRPGTRCSRLDSLLIVLLLAACIMEYTAGTWNRREDKTKCPKVKAIRNFDISEFLGSWYIVQYYASSEEALAYRCMRAELSISPENTEVTMNFTYSFTDDPINEKLVGNITWKIPSTELPAHWLHAEYPYEGVYNTYVLDSDYKSWALLMHCAEQSKSPRYLSSFIMSRQPSLEINVISYLREKLPRYDIDLEYMFPMDQQDCNKTSTSEMDLLIPPSLMFRKHFAERKHPLKKKHRRF; this is translated from the exons ATGCGGCCTGGAACGAGATGTTCGAGACTCGACTCGCTGTTAATAGTTCTACTGCTAGCGGCCTGCATAATGGAATACACCGCTGGTACTTGGAACAGGCGGGAGGACAAGACCAAATGCCCGAAAGTGAAGGCCATTAGGAATTTTGACATATCCGAG TTCCTTGGATCATGGTACATAGTGCAGTATTATGCGAGCTCGGAGGAAGCGCTCGCATACCGATGCATGCGAGCCGAACTTTCAATCTCGCCCGAAAACACCGAAGTCACCATGAATTTCACTTACAGTTTCACCGATGATCCGATCAATGAAAAACTAGTCGGTAATATCACCTGGAAGATTCCTTCCACCGAGTTACCCGCACACTGGTTACACGCCGAGTATCCGt aTGAAGGAGTGTATAATACGTACGTGTTGGACTCAGATTACAAGTCGTGGGCATTGCTGATGCACTGCGCGGAACAGAGTAAAAGTCCTCGATATTTATCGAGCTTCATCATGAGCAGGCAGCCGAGCCTCGAGATCAACGTTATATCCTACCTCCGCGAGAAATTGCCCAG GTACGATATCGATTTGGAGTACATGTTTCCGATGGACCAGCAAGATTGCAACAAAACCAGCACCTCGGAAATGGATTTACTGATTCCGCCATCCCTGATGTTCAGAAAACACTTTGCCGAGCGAAAGCATCCACTCAAAAAGAAACATCGACGCTTTTGA